In Effusibacillus lacus, a genomic segment contains:
- a CDS encoding TlpA family protein disulfide reductase, with product MQKKKSIRLYAGILFIALLVLAVLAGVQNTGRIVKDISSPANTQNSKQSDVASLPRAGYTAPDFTLKDSNGNEVKLSELKGKKVFINFWASWCPPCKAEMPDLVEMSQKYKDQIAFYGINLTVQDNEEEAKKFIREFKIGFPTLMDRDGSVAKQYQVFAIPMTVTIDKNGMIVDRRDGQLSKVAMEGMIQKLMER from the coding sequence ATGCAGAAGAAAAAATCAATAAGATTGTATGCGGGGATCCTGTTTATCGCTTTGCTGGTACTAGCTGTACTTGCAGGGGTGCAAAATACAGGCAGAATTGTGAAGGACATCTCCTCTCCCGCCAATACTCAAAACAGCAAGCAATCTGATGTTGCTTCTTTACCCCGAGCAGGGTATACAGCGCCTGATTTTACTTTGAAAGATTCGAACGGTAACGAGGTCAAACTGAGTGAACTCAAGGGAAAAAAGGTTTTCATTAATTTCTGGGCTTCCTGGTGTCCGCCTTGCAAGGCCGAAATGCCGGATTTAGTGGAGATGAGCCAGAAATACAAGGATCAGATAGCCTTTTACGGCATCAATTTGACTGTGCAAGATAATGAAGAAGAGGCCAAAAAGTTTATTCGTGAATTCAAAATTGGGTTTCCCACTCTTATGGATCGAGACGGAAGTGTTGCCAAACAGTACCAAGTTTTTGCAATTCCGATGACTGTCACAATTGACAAAAACGGAATGATTGTCGATCGCCGAGACGGTCAATTGTCCAAAGTGGCTATGGAAGGCATGATTCAGAAACTGATGGAGAGATAA
- a CDS encoding ZIP family metal transporter, with amino-acid sequence MQNKGVWIALGLLPLILLAGLIGVFVVKGTGIEAEPAAPVEVIEFQKVVLTPNSFDITLRNSGPGEATVAQVLVDDAVWNGSMTPSQTIPRLGTANLQIPYPWVEGDPYEIKLITSNGLIFAHEIPVATATPELSRETLWSYSLIGLYVGVVPVALGLLWFPFVRQLGKQGMHFLLAITIGLLMFLLIDTALEAWEEAVETPRGFFAQPLVILIALATFLLLQRLGEAGENKASGLRLSFLIALSIGLHNLGEGLAIGSSFAAGEAALGTFLIIGFTLHNITEGLGIIAPLANQRPSFRYFVLLALLAGGPAIVGTWIGGAAATPLFIAICLAIGAGAIMQVIVAVSQFMRQEVTSKINWLSWSNLSGVGLGLAIMYVTKVFI; translated from the coding sequence ATGCAGAATAAAGGCGTTTGGATTGCGCTAGGGTTACTTCCGTTGATCTTGTTGGCCGGTTTGATCGGGGTATTTGTAGTCAAGGGAACTGGTATTGAAGCGGAACCTGCTGCTCCCGTTGAAGTGATTGAGTTTCAGAAAGTAGTGCTCACGCCCAACTCGTTTGATATTACATTACGTAACAGCGGACCTGGAGAGGCAACCGTTGCGCAGGTACTCGTGGATGATGCAGTATGGAATGGATCTATGACTCCAAGTCAGACAATTCCAAGACTAGGAACTGCTAATCTGCAGATTCCCTATCCTTGGGTGGAAGGGGATCCGTATGAGATCAAGTTGATCACCAGTAACGGGCTGATTTTTGCACATGAGATCCCTGTGGCAACGGCGACGCCTGAACTGAGCAGGGAAACCCTATGGAGTTACAGTTTGATCGGCCTCTATGTAGGTGTTGTTCCTGTGGCTCTCGGTTTGCTTTGGTTCCCGTTTGTAAGGCAACTTGGCAAACAGGGTATGCATTTTCTTCTAGCCATTACAATCGGTTTGTTGATGTTCCTGCTGATTGATACGGCATTAGAAGCGTGGGAAGAAGCGGTAGAAACACCCCGAGGGTTCTTTGCTCAACCTTTAGTGATTCTGATCGCCCTAGCGACATTTCTTCTGCTGCAACGACTGGGGGAGGCAGGGGAAAACAAGGCTTCGGGCCTTCGCCTTTCGTTCCTGATTGCATTAAGTATCGGTTTACACAACCTTGGTGAAGGACTGGCAATTGGTTCATCGTTTGCTGCCGGGGAAGCTGCCTTAGGAACATTCTTGATCATAGGTTTTACGTTGCATAACATTACTGAAGGATTGGGAATTATCGCTCCTCTTGCCAACCAACGTCCCTCGTTCCGCTATTTTGTGTTGTTAGCTCTCTTGGCGGGCGGTCCCGCAATTGTGGGTACATGGATCGGTGGAGCCGCAGCAACGCCTCTCTTCATTGCGATTTGCCTCGCAATTGGTGCAGGTGCGATCATGCAAGTGATTGTAGCGGTCAGTCAGTTTATGCGCCAAGAGGTCACTTCTAAAATAAATTGGTTGTCCTGGTCGAATCTTTCCGGGGTAGGTCTTGGTTTAGCCATTATGTATGTCACGAAAGTATTTATCTAG
- a CDS encoding cupredoxin domain-containing protein, with protein MNLKEKYTRLLFVLLFAAMGVLTVYWGKNTLSSAQADRKTESKHVEIQLKEWEIVPRNITLNKGETVQLSIINKGAYPHDFVVHGLNIKTGTLAPGQKEALTFVADQPMTLETFCTLAGHKEAGMVANLSIK; from the coding sequence ATGAATTTGAAAGAGAAGTATACCCGTCTGCTATTCGTATTGCTCTTTGCTGCGATGGGAGTCTTAACGGTGTATTGGGGCAAAAATACACTGTCATCGGCTCAAGCAGACCGTAAAACAGAAAGCAAACATGTGGAAATACAGTTGAAAGAATGGGAAATAGTTCCTCGGAATATCACTCTAAATAAGGGGGAAACCGTCCAGCTTTCTATAATAAATAAAGGTGCTTATCCCCACGATTTTGTGGTTCATGGGCTCAATATAAAAACAGGTACACTCGCGCCCGGTCAAAAAGAAGCACTGACCTTTGTCGCTGACCAACCAATGACCCTGGAAACCTTTTGTACTTTGGCAGGTCACAAAGAAGCTGGGATGGTTGCAAACCTGTCGATTAAATAA
- a CDS encoding class I SAM-dependent methyltransferase encodes MEKNSDKYKPALNYDWLTRFYDPLIQWTLREETFKSQLIRQAQIQTDHHVLDLACGTATLTILIKNRFPEATVIGLDGDPKVLEIARAKLAKEQLDIPLDLGMSFDLPYTNNSFDRVLSSLFFHHLTRENKSRTLAEVHRVLKPGGEIHIADWGRPRSALMRTAFFLVQMLDGFATTKDNADGLIPQLLLESGFIEVSETVQYPTLFGPLSLYSARKPD; translated from the coding sequence ATGGAAAAGAACTCCGATAAGTATAAACCTGCGCTGAACTATGACTGGCTAACCAGATTTTATGATCCGTTGATTCAGTGGACATTGCGGGAAGAAACCTTCAAATCTCAACTAATTCGACAAGCACAGATTCAAACCGATCATCATGTCCTGGATCTTGCATGTGGCACCGCTACTTTGACAATTTTGATTAAAAACCGCTTTCCGGAAGCAACAGTCATCGGACTGGATGGAGATCCGAAAGTACTTGAAATAGCAAGAGCCAAACTGGCAAAAGAACAGCTTGACATCCCGCTTGATCTGGGTATGTCTTTTGACCTTCCTTATACAAACAATTCCTTCGACCGTGTCTTATCAAGTCTTTTCTTTCACCATTTGACTCGCGAAAACAAGAGTCGAACCTTGGCTGAAGTCCACCGGGTTCTCAAACCAGGGGGTGAAATTCATATAGCCGACTGGGGTAGACCTCGAAGTGCACTGATGCGGACAGCTTTTTTCCTTGTTCAAATGCTGGATGGTTTTGCTACGACAAAAGACAATGCAGACGGGTTAATTCCACAGTTGTTGCTTGAGTCCGGATTTATAGAAGTAAGTGAAACTGTCCAATACCCTACATTATTCGGCCCTTTATCTCTCTATAGCGCACGTAAGCCCGACTAG
- a CDS encoding multicopper oxidase domain-containing protein, with protein sequence MKAEKSLSRRSFLKLGSFGVLGAVAANLIPDKWQGQVSANGSHEGSYKDHNAHKGTGTHGAPSLSGSYDPKVGGLDPGHFLTSFDYGNVSMTADGRTAREYQIVAEDKEVEIAPGVKFPGWVFNGQIPGPTLRCTEGDLVRVHFTNKGSHPHNIHFHGMHPSGMDGIDPIPPGGTFVYEFTAEPFGLHLYHCHVLPFKKHINRGLYGTFIVDPKTPRPQAHEMVMVMNGYDLDGDAENEFYTVNGVAFYYHSYPIEIKQDELVRIYLVNMTEFDLLNSFHLHGNLFHYFPTGTSLTPSEYTDTIMLTQGQRGILEFKYKFPGTYMFHAHQSEFTELGWSGFFQVK encoded by the coding sequence GTGAAAGCGGAGAAATCTCTGTCGCGTCGCTCCTTTTTAAAATTAGGGAGTTTTGGAGTTTTAGGGGCAGTTGCGGCAAACCTTATTCCAGACAAATGGCAAGGTCAGGTGAGCGCAAACGGAAGCCATGAGGGTTCATATAAGGATCACAACGCTCATAAAGGGACCGGGACTCATGGCGCACCTTCTTTGTCCGGATCTTATGACCCGAAGGTAGGAGGGCTCGATCCTGGTCATTTCCTTACTTCCTTCGATTACGGAAATGTATCAATGACGGCTGATGGCAGAACCGCCAGGGAGTACCAGATTGTTGCGGAAGATAAAGAAGTTGAGATTGCACCGGGAGTGAAATTCCCAGGTTGGGTGTTCAATGGTCAAATCCCGGGTCCGACATTGCGTTGTACGGAGGGTGACTTGGTACGTGTGCATTTCACCAACAAAGGATCACACCCGCATAACATTCATTTTCATGGAATGCATCCGTCAGGAATGGACGGAATTGATCCGATTCCGCCCGGCGGCACATTTGTGTACGAATTCACGGCAGAACCGTTTGGTCTGCATCTGTATCACTGCCATGTTTTACCGTTCAAGAAGCACATCAATCGTGGGCTATACGGAACATTTATCGTGGATCCGAAGACACCGCGCCCTCAAGCACATGAGATGGTCATGGTAATGAACGGTTATGATCTGGACGGAGACGCAGAAAACGAATTTTATACGGTAAACGGGGTTGCATTCTATTACCATTCCTATCCAATTGAAATAAAACAAGATGAACTTGTCCGCATCTATTTAGTGAACATGACCGAGTTCGATTTACTTAACTCGTTTCACCTGCACGGAAACCTGTTCCATTACTTTCCGACCGGAACCAGTCTCACCCCGTCTGAGTACACCGATACAATCATGCTTACTCAAGGACAACGGGGAATTCTCGAGTTCAAATACAAATTTCCGGGAACCTATATGTTCCATGCCCACCAAAGTGAATTTACGGAACTCGGCTGGTCTGGGTTCTTCCAGGTGAAATAG
- the mntR gene encoding transcriptional regulator MntR, translating into MPTPAMEDYLEKIYGLIEEKGYARVMDIASSLNVNPPAVTKMIQKLDERGFCKYEKYRGIILTLKGKKIAKSMAEKHQILEDFLRVIGVHEENIYEEAEGIEHHISKHTAFCISGLVRFFEDNPFVKESYLTYLNKMTENDPE; encoded by the coding sequence TTGCCTACTCCGGCTATGGAAGATTATTTGGAGAAGATCTACGGCTTGATTGAAGAAAAAGGGTACGCGCGAGTTATGGATATCGCTTCCTCCCTAAACGTAAACCCTCCTGCGGTAACAAAGATGATCCAGAAGCTTGACGAAAGGGGTTTCTGTAAGTACGAAAAATACCGTGGCATCATTTTGACGTTGAAAGGCAAGAAGATAGCAAAGTCAATGGCTGAAAAGCATCAGATACTTGAGGATTTTTTACGGGTAATCGGGGTTCATGAAGAAAATATTTATGAAGAAGCGGAAGGAATCGAGCATCATATCAGCAAACACACGGCATTCTGCATTTCGGGCCTGGTTCGCTTTTTTGAGGACAACCCTTTCGTAAAAGAATCTTACCTTACCTATCTCAACAAGATGACGGAGAATGATCCAGAATAA